The window CCCAGGACGCCCGCGGGGAGGCCTGGGCGCTCACCCAGCTGGCGCGGGCCCGGCTCGTGGACGGCGACGCCTCGCCCGCCGTGGACGACCTCCGGCAGGCCGCCGCCCGGCACCGGGAGAACGAGGACGCGCGCGGCGAGGCGTGGACGCTGTACTACCTGGGGCAGGCGCTGGAGGAGACCGGGGACCTGGACCAGGCGGTGCGCGAGCTGGAGCGGTCGCGCACGATGTTCTCCCGGATGCGGGACGTGTACGGCCTGGCGTGCGCCCGGCACCACTCGGCCCGGGTCACCCGGGACCAGCGGGCGGTGCAGACCGGTTCGCTGCGCAACTCCGGCTTCGCCCGGCAGCTGCTCGTGGACGCGCGGGCCGACTTCCAGCGCATCGGAGTCGCCCACGGCGAGGCCTGGACCTGCCTGGAGCTGGCGGTGGTGGACGCGGGCAACGCACGCACCCGGCAGGCGCTGGACCTGTGCGACGAGGCCCTCGCCCTGTTCGCGTCCTACGGGGACCGGCGCGGCGAGGACTGGGCCCGTTTCCTGCGCTGCACCCTGCTGCCGTACGCGGCGCCGGGCGGGGTGGAGGTGGGCACGGCGGTCGCCCAGGAGGAGCTGGCCGAGCTGGCCCGCGCCACGCATCCGCTGCGCGACGAGAAACTGGCCGAGTACGTCTCGGCGTACGCCCTGCCGCTGGAGCGGGGCGTCCAGCTGGAGGCGGGCTGGCAGGCCTGGCGCCTGGGCATGACCCCGAACCGGCACGCCCGGGAGGTGATGGGGGTCGCGGTACCGGCGACCCGGTGACCGGACGGCGCCAGCCGGCTCGACGCGGGACGACGGCTGTCGGCTCGGCACGGGGCACGGCGGGCGGCCTGCACGGCATGAGGGCGGGGGTCGTCGGCCCGACATCGGGCACGGCGGGCGGCTCGCGCGGCACGGCTGGCGGCGCGGCGACGCGTGGCAGCGCGGCGAGGGCACGGCGAGTGACCGGCTCGGCTTCGGGCACGGCACAGGGCGGTGCGGGCCCGTCCCCCGGTGTGCCGCCGCGGCGGTGGGCTACGGCGACGTACCGGTCCGGTGGTGCCGGACCGGTCGTGTGCGACGCCTCAGTTCTGCCGCGGCTTCGCCCCGGCGACGGCCTCGGCCTCGCCGGCCTCAGCGGTCTCCTCGCCGGAGGGGTCCGCCTCCTTGAAGTCGACCTTCCGCATGTGCTTGCTCATCGACTTCATCAGGCCCCACACGGCCAGGGCCATCACCGCGAACACGATGAAACCGAGGACGCCGGGGGTGACCTTGTTCTCGTCGACCTCCTTGGCGAGGGGGACGAGGTGCGTCACTGCCAGGCTCACGCTTGCGCTCATGTCAGGCATTGTCCCGGATGCCCGCGAAGAGGTCGTCCTCGGGGAGGGAGGTGTCCACGAGGGATTTCGCCAGCTCGTACTCCTCGGTGGGCCAGACCTCCTTCTGGAGCTCCAGCGGCACCCTGAACCAGCCGCCGTCGGGGTCGATCTGCGTGGCGTGGGCGATCAGCGCCTTGTCGCGGATCTCGTAGAAGTCCGCGCACGGGACGTGCGTGGTCAGGGTCCGCTCCTTGCGCTCGAACTCGCTCCAGCGCTTGAGCCAGTCCCCGTAGGGCGACTCCAGTCCGCGGTCGAGCATCGCCTGGTGGAGGGCCTCGGTGCGGGGACGGTTGAAGCCCTGGTTGTAGTAGAGCTTGAGCGGCTGGTAGGCGGGGCCGTACTCGGCCTCCGGGTACTTCTCGGTGTCCGCAGCGCCCTCGAACGCCACCATGGAGATCTTGTGGGTCATGATGTGGTCGGGGTGCGGGTAGCCGCCGTTCTCGTCATAGGTGGTGATCACCTGCGGACGGAAGGAACGGATCTTCCTGACCAGCTCGCCGGCCGCCTTGTCGACGTCCTCCAGGGCGAAGCAGCCCTCGGGCAGCGGCGGCAGCGGGTCGCCCTCGGGCAGACCCGAGTCGACGAAGCCGAGCCACTCCTGCTTGACGCCGAGGATCTCCCGGGCCTCGTCCATCTCCTTCTTGCGTACCTCGTGGATGTGCTCCTCGATGTACTTGTCCCCCTGCAGCTTGGGATTGAGGATGGACCCGCGCTCCCCGCCGGTGCAGGTCACGACCAGCACGTCCACCCCCTCGTACACGTACTTCGCCATGGTGGCCGCACCCTTGCTCGACTCGTCGTCGGGGTGCGCGTGAACGGCCATCAGTCGCAACTGGTCAGTCAAGACTCAATCCTCGGTAAGTCGGCGCCCCCGCGTCCTGGGGTGCGATCGGCGGCTTCTATAGTGACCGAATCGGGGGGCGAAAAATTCCGGGGTCCGCCCTGGAGCCCCTTTCGGGACGTACGTCCCGCTCCTGCCGAGAGGACGATCATGAGCACGGCGAGCACGCGGCTGCCCGAGGGCCGCTACGGCCGCTCCTCGGACGCGCGCGCCGACCGCAGGCTCAAGGTCGCGGGGACGGCGCTCGGCGCGGCCCTGCTCGCCCTGATCGGCTACTTCGCGTACCACTACGTCGCGCAGAGCGACATCAGCGCTCAGGTGATCACCTTCCAGGCCTCGGACGACGCCGTCAAGGTGCATCTGGAGGTGCACAAGGACGCGGGGACCGCGGGCTACTGCACGCTGCGCTCACAGGGCGCGGACGGCGCCGAGGTGGGACGGGCGGACTTCCGGTTCACCGGCTCGGCCACGCGTATCGACAAGGTCGTCACCCTCCGTACGACCGCGAAGGGGATGACGGCCGAGTTGCTCGGCTGTCACGCCGGCTGAGGCCCGGACACTCCCCGCATCACCCGGAATACGTACACGCTGACCTGCGTTGTTGTGATTCTGATGGCTTATGTCCTCCCCCTTCCGGCGTTGAATTGTTAGGCTCGTGGTTTCGCCCATCCAAGAGGGAACATTCTTCTGGGTAGGGCGATGCTTTGTATTCCCAGTACCGACGAGGAGCACCCTGTGACCCAGACCAGCGAGAACGTCACCTGGCTGACCCAGGAGGCGTACAACAAGCTCAAGGACGAGCTTGCGTACCTTACTGGTCCTGCGCGCACGGAGATCGCCGCCAAGATCGCGGCCGCGCGCGAGGAGGGCGACCTGCGCGAGAACGGTGGGTACCACGCGGCCAAGGAGGAGCAGGGCAAGCAGGAGCTGCGCGTGCGCCAGCTCACCCAGCTTCTCGAGAATGCCCAGGTCGGCGAGGCCCCCGCGTCCACGGACGGTGCGGTCGCACCCGGCATGCTCGTCACGATCGCCTTCGACGGCGACGAGGACGACACCACGACGTTCCTGCTCGCCTCCCGCGAGTACGCGAGCGCCGACATCGAGACGTACTCCCCGCAGTCCCCGCTCGGCGCGGGCGTGATCGGCCACAAGGTGGGCGAGGACGCGGAGTACGAGCTGCCGAACGGCAAGAAGGCCTCGGTGCGCATCCTGAAGGCCGAGCCGTACTCCGGCTGACCAGGCCCCCTACCGGCTTCGAGGCCCCCGGCGTCCGGACGACGCCGGGGGTTTCCTCATGCCGTCACGCGGTGGCCGAGCGGTACTTGCGGACCGCCAGGGTGCGGAAGGCCACGATGATCAGTATCGAGTAGAGCAGCGACGCCCAGACCGGGTGCTGCATGGGCCAGGCGCCGGAGGTGGACTGGCCCGGGTTGGCGAAGAGCACACGGCAGGCCTGCACCGTGGCACTGAACGGGTTCCACTCGGCGATGTGGCGCAGCCACGGGGTCATGTTCGAGGTGTCCACGAACGCGTTGGAGATGAAGGTCACCGGGAACAGCCAGATCAGCCCGCCGGAGGTGGCCGCCTCCGGGGTGCGCACGGACAGGCCGATCAGGGCGCCGATCCAGGTGAAGGCGTATCCGAGCAGGAGCAGCAGACCGAAGGCGCCGAGGACCTTGCCCGCGTTGGTCTCGCCGTTGGATCCCACACGCCAGCCGACCAGCAGCGCCACGACCGCGAGGACGAGCAGGGTGAGCGCCGTCTGCACCAGGTCGGCGAGGGTACGGCCGGTCAGCACCGCGCCGCGCGCCATGGGCAGGGAGCGGAAGCGGTCGATGAGGCCCTTGTGCATGTCGTCGGCGATGCCGGCGCCGGAGCTGGCGGTGGCGAACGTGACGGTCTGCGCGAAGATGCCGGCCATCAGGAAGTTGGTGTAGTCGTTCGCGCTGGTGCTGGTGCCGATCTTCATGGACCCGCCGAACACATAGGTGAACAGCACCACGAACATGATCGGCTGGATCAGCCCGAAGATGACCATCTCGGGGATGCGGGACATCCGGATCAGGTTGCGCTTGGCGACGATCAGCGAGTCCCGGACGGACCGGCCGATGGGGTTGCCGGGCGCCGCCGCGGGCACGGCGTCGGTCAGGGCACTCATTTTTTCACGGCCTCCTTGCCGTTGTCCGCGTCCCGCTCGCCGGCCTCGGCGACATGCCCCGTCAGGGACAGGAAGACGTCGTCGAGGGTCGGGCGGCGCAGCCCGATGTCGTCTATCTCGATCCCGCGGGTGTCCAGCTCCCGGATGACCTCGGCGAGCAGCTTGGCGCCGCCGGTGACGGGGACGGTGAGCCTGCGGGTGTGCTCCTCGACGGTGGTGTCGCCCTTGCCGAAGCCGCGCAGCACCTCCTCGGCGGTCGCGATGTGGTCGCGCTCGTGCACGACGACCTCGACGCGCTCGCCGCCGGTGCGCGCCTTGAGCTGGTCGGAGGTGCCGGTGGCGATGACCCGGCCGTGGTCGACCACCGCGATGTCGTGCGCGAGGTGGTCGGCCTCCTCCAGGTACTGGGTGGTCAGCAGCAGGGTCGTGCCACCGGAGACGAGCTGCTTGATGACCTCCCACAGCTGCTGGCGGTTGCGCGGGTCGAGACCGGTGGTCGGCTCGTCCATGAACATCACCGGCGGCGAGACCACCAGGGCCGCGGCGAGGTCGAGGCGGCGGCGCATGCCGCCCGAGTAGGTCTTGGCGGGGCGGTCGGCCGCGTCGGCGAGGTTGAACTGCTCCAGCAGCTCCGCCGCGCGCGCCTTCGCCGCCTTGGCCCTCATCTGGTAGAGCTGCCCGACCATCTGCAGGTTCTCCCGGCCGGTGAGGTACTCGTCGACCGCCGCGAACTGGCCGGACAGGCCGATGGACCGGCGTACGGCGTCGGGATGTCGCAGCACGTCCACACCTGCGACGACGGCCCTGCCGCTGTCGGGGCGCAGCAGGGTCGTGAGGCAGCGGACGGCGGTCGTCTTGCCGGCGCCGTTCGGCCCGAGCAGGCCGAGGACCGTTCCCTCTGGCACATCGAGGTCTACGCCGTCCAGTGCCTTTACGTCGCCGAAGGTCTTCACCAGGCCTTCGGCATAGATGGCGCCTGGCATGTCTGTCTCCACGTCGTCGGGGATCGTTCAGGAAGGCTAGATCTGCGCGCTCGGTACCGCCCGCCTTTTTCCGCTGCGGGCGGTCGGCCGGACGGTCACGCGACACACCGTAACGCGATGTATCGCGTCTCTCAAGAGTGTCCGGTCCCTTTGGACTCGGACGAGTGATGCCCCGCGCGCCGGACCGGCCCGGCCTCAGTCGATGACCGTGTAACCCGCGTCCCGCAGGGCCTGGCCGACCTCGACGCAGTGCGCCGGGCCCTTCGTCTCGAGGTGCAGCTCCACCTCCGCCTCCGTGAGCCCGAGCCGGGGATCGGTCCGTACGTGGCTCACGTCGAGGACATTAGCGTCGACCACTGACAACGCCCCGAGAAGCGTCGCGAGAGCGCCCGGCCTGTCCGTCAGCCGGAGCCGAACGGCCAGGTAGCGGCCCTGCGCGGACATGCCGTGCCGCAGCACGCGCTGCATCAGCAGCGGATCGACGTTGCCGCCGGAGAGCACCGCGACGACCGGGCCCTCGAAGCCGTCCGGCGCCGCCAGCAGCGCCGCGACGGGGGCGGCCCCGGCCGGTTCCACGACCAGCTTGGCCCGCTCCAGGCACAGCAGCAGCGCGGCCGACAGCTGGTCCTCGCTGACCGTGCGCACCTCGTCCACGAGCTCGCCGACGATCCCGAACGGCACCTCGCCGGGGCGGCCCACCTTGATGCCGTCGGCCATCGTCGCCGGGGTGTCGAGCGAGACCGGGCGGCCGGCGGCGAGCGAGGGCGGATAGCAGGCGGCCCCCTCGGCCTGCACGCCGACGATCCGGACGTCGGGCCGCAGGGTCTTCACGGCCACCGCGATGCCGGCCGCGAGCCCGCCGCCGCCGACGCCCACGACGACCGTGCGCACCTCCGGGCACTGCTCCAGGATCTCCAGGCCGACCGTGCCCTGACCGGCGATGATGTCCGGGTGGTCGAAGGGGTGGATGAACACCGCTCCGGTCTCGGCCGCGTACTCCTCGGCGGCCGCCAGGGTCTCGTCGACCACCTGGCCGTGCAGGCGCACCTCGGCGCCGTACTCCCGGGTCGCGCTCACCTTCGGCAGCGGGGCGCCCTGCGGCATGAACACGGTGGCATGCACGCCCAGCAGCGAGGAGGCCAGGGCCACGCCCTGCGCGTGGTTGCCGGCGCTCGCCGCCACCACTCCGGCCGCCCGCTCCTCGGGCAGCAGCCCGGCGATGCGCACGTAGGCGCCGCGCAGCTTGAACGAGCCGGTCCGCTGGAGGTTCTCGCACTTGAGGTGCACCGGCGCCCCGACCAGCTGGGACAGATGCCGGCTGCCCTCCATCGCGGTCGCCCGGGCCACGCCCGAGAGCATCTTCTGGGCTCCCCGCACGTCATCGAGGGTCACGCAGCGCAAGGGTCCGGCCGTGCCGTAGCTCATGACTCCAGCATCGCAGTTCACAGTCGCGCACGACGGGTGTGACCAAGCTCCGAGACCGGTTTGCGCAGCGCCGGTACGGTCCGGCGCCGGGCCGCGTACCCTGTCCCCCATCCCAGCAGCCTTCATGAAGCGAGCCTCCGGCCATGCCCACAACACCTGAAATGTCGATGGACATGACGACCGTCGGTGACACCGGTCTTCTCGACACCCTCCAGCACGAGGTGGCGGTGTTCGCCCGCCGTGCCGAACAGACCCGGCTCGGTGGCGTCGGGCAGGTGCGCAACTCCATGGACCGCGCCGCCTACCTGCTGCTCAACCGCCTCGACAAAGAAGGCCCGATGGGCGTCAAGGCGCTCGCCGCGAGCATGGGCATCGACTCCTCCACGGTCACCCGTCAGGTGGCTCCGCTGGTCGACACCGGACTCGTCAAGCGCACCTCGCACCCGGAGGACGGGCGTGCGGTGGTGCTCCAGCTGTCCCCGCGCGGCGCGACCCGGCTGGAGGAGGTGCGCTCGTCCAGGCGTCAGCTCATGGCCGAGTTGACACACGACTGGGCGCCGGAGGAGCGCGAGCAGTTCTGCACGCTCCTCACCCGCTTCAACACCGCGCTCTCCGCGCGGATGGCGGTGCAGGGAGTCCCCTCGGCGGATCAGCCGCCGGCGTCCTGAGCCCGCGAAGCGCCCCCTCCGGTACCGGTGGGGTCCGGACCCTTGACCTCCGGCCGCCACTGGCCTCATATGAGACCGGGTCCTGCGTCGTACGCGCTTCGCGTGTCCCGTACCGGACAGGGCCCCTGCAGGGGGAGGCACGGTGCGTGATCGGCAGGTGTCCCGCGATGCGCGGCGGGCCCGCGAGTTCGAGGCGTTCGTCGCGGGCGCTGCGGGGCGTCTGCTGCACACCGCCATGCTGCTCACCGCGGAGGCCCCGGACGCCAACCCGCGCGCGCGGCGGCTGCTGACCCTGGCCCTCGCCCACGTCTACGCCCGTTGGGACCGGCTGCGCGGCGAGGATCCGTACGACTGCGCCCGCCAGTACCTGGCCACGCGCTTCGCGCGCGCAACCTGGCACCAGTACGTCGCCCCCGCCCGCTCCCGGCGGTCGGATCCGGGCAACCCGCTCGCCGCCCTCGCACCGCAGGAGCGGCTGGTCCTGGTGCTGCGGCTCTACGAGGGAGTCGCCGAGGAACAGGTGGCGGCCCTGCTCGGACTGCCCATGGAACGGGTGCACACCATCTGCGACCGCGCGACGTCCGCCGTGCTGCATCCGGTCGGACGGTCCGCCGCGCGCGCGGTGGGGCCGAAGGCGGCGGCGTCGTGAGGCGCGGGCGCACCGGCGGGAGAGGCCGGTGAACCGGGCCGAGCGGGAGAGCACCGCGCGTCGGATCATGGAGCGGCTGCCGGCACCGGTGCCGCCGGACGTGCACGCGGACGCGGTGCGCCGCGGCGAGCGCCTGCTGCGGCGCAGACGGCTCGCGCGCCGGGTGCTGTGGCTGCTGGCGTGCGCCGCGGTCGTGGCCTTCACCGTGTGGGCGGTGGACGCGCACCCGTGGGTGGAGCCGCCGTCCGAGACGACTCCACCGATCACCGGCTGGTGATCCGGGTTCTCGCTAGCCGAGGGCCTGCTGGAGGTCCTCCAGCAGGTCGTCGGCGTTCTCGATGCCCACGGACAGGCGCACCAGGTCGCCGGGGACCTCGAGCAGGGAGCCGGCCACGGAGGCGTGCGTCATCCGGCCGGGGTGCTCGATCAGGGACTCGACACCGCCGAGCGACTCGCCGAGGGTGAACACCTTGGCCCGGTTGCACACCTCGACCGCGGCCTCCTCGCCGCCCTCCACGCGGAAGGACACCATGCCGCCGAAGGCCTTCATCTGCTTGGCGGCGACCTCGTGGCCGGGGTGCTCGGGCAGGCCCGGGTAGAGCACGCTGGTCACGCGCGCGTGCCGGGTCAGCATGTCGGCGATCTTCGTGGCGTTCTCGCTGTGCCGGTCCATGCGCACCGCGAGGGTCTTCGTGCCACGCAGCACCAGCCAGGAGTCGAAGGGGCCGGCGACGGCGCCCATCGCGTTCTGGTGGTAGGCCAGTTCGTCGCCGAGCGCCTGGTCGGAGACGATCAGCGCACCGCCGACGACGTCCGAGTGGCCGCCCATGTACTTGGTCAGGGAGTGCACGACGACGTCCGCGCCGAGCGCCAGCGGCTGCTGGAGGTAGGGCGTGGCGAAGGTGTTGTCGACGACGAGCTTCGCGCCGGCGGCGTGCGCGACCTGGGCGACGGCGGCGATGTCGGTGATGCCGAGCAGCGGGTTGGAGGGGGTCTCCACCCAGACGGCCTTGGTCCGCGGGGTGAGCGCGGCCCGGACGGCGGCCGGGTCGCTGGTGTCGGCGACCGACCACTCCACGCCCCAGCGGGTGGCTACCTTGGCGAACAGGCGGAAGGTGCCGCCGTAGGCGTCGTTCGGGATGACCACGTGGTCGCCGGGGGTGAGCAGCGTGCGCAGCAGGGTGTCCTCGGCCGCGAGGCCGGACGCGAAGGCGAGGCCCCGGCGGCCGCCCTCCAGCGCGGCGAGGTTCTCTTCGAGGGCGGTGCGGGTCGGGTTGGCGCTGCGGCTGTACTCGTAACCGCCGCGCAGCCCGCCGACGCCGTCCTGCTTGTAGGTCGAGACCTGGTAGATCGGCGGGACGACCGCGCCGGTGAGGGGATCCGCGGTGTTGCCCGCGTGGATCGCGAGGGTCTCGAAGTGCTGACTGATGTGCCTGTCGCTCATGTGCACCGAGCGTAGTGCGCTTGGCCGGATGCTGACGGACACCGGGCTCCCCCGGGCACGGTCGGAGGGTTTTCCCTGCGTGTACGGCGGTGGCGCGGGGCCGGTGCGGCCGCCACGTCCGCCGCGCCCGGCGTCCTCCGTCCCGGTCGCCCGGCCGTCACCGGCCCCGTCGCCCTTGTCATGGCCAGAGCCGGAGTTTTCCACAGGTCGGGGGTGGGGTTGGCCATTTGCCGACGGCGTCTGGTTCGCTTGGGGCATGGCGATTCTCTGGCTGCTGATGGCGCTGCTCATGCTGGGCTTCGTCCTGCTCCCGGTCATGCGGCGCAGGCGCGGGGCGATCGGCCTGGTCCCCGCGGGGCACCCGGACGCCGCCGACCCGGCGAACTACGGCTTTGCGCGCCAGGAGGAGCTGGACGTGCGCATGCCCGGCCCGGACCAGGACCTGCTGGACGTCCTGGAGCTGGTGCAGCGCACCCGGGACTACCGGGCGGCCGCCCAGCTGCTGGCCGGCACCGAGGCCGCGGGCGAGCGGCGCTGGCAGCGGGTCCAGGCGTTCGCGGGCGCCGCCGCGCTGGAGCTGCAGCAGAGGCCCGGCGGGGTGCACGAGACGCCGGGCGGCCAGTGGCTGCGGGTGTGGCGCACCGAGCAGCCCAAGGACGCGGGCGGCGCGGCCGTCCACGCGGAGTTCCTGGTGCAGCAGGCCTGGCGCACGTCGACACCGGGCACGGACGACTTCCGGATCATCATGGAGGAGGCCCGGGACGCCTGCGCACAGGCGGCCCTGCTGGCCCCGGGCGACCCGGTGCCGTACCTCGTCGAGCTGTCCATCGCGCGTGGACTCGCCTACTCGCAGGCCGAGTTCGAGCAGCTGTGGCTGAAGATCCTGGACCGCGCGCCGCATCACATGGGCGCGCATCTCGCGGCGCTGCACTACTGGTGCGAGAAGTGGCACGGGTCGCGCGAGCAGGCGTACGCCTTCGCGGAGGCCGCGGCGGCCCGCGCCCCGCAGGGCTCGATGCTCGCCGCGCTGCCGCTGTTCGCGGTCTTCGAGCACCTCCCCGAGGTGAACCTGGTCGCGGGCTTCTACCAGAGCGAGGTCGTCACCAGGGCGGTGCACGGCGCGCTGCACGCGGTGCACGCCGCCCGGCCGGACGACCCGACGCTGGCGCACGTCCGGCACCTGCTGATCTTCTTCCTGGTCCGCGGCGAGCGCTGGGCGGAGGCCATGCACCAGCTGATACACGTCGACGGTCACGTCGGCGCGCTGCCCTGGACCCTGTCCGCCGACCCGGCCGCCGAGTTCGCCGTCTACCGTGCGCTGGCCGTCGCCGGTTACGAGGCCAACGGCGGCAGCCCGGCGACCCTGCCGGGCTGACCGACGGCCGCGCGGCCGGTGCTCTCCGTCGCGCGGGGCGTCCCAGGGCGGTCGAAAATCAGTGGCCGCCCGAACCGGCCGGGCTCCACGCTGTACGCCATGGAACACCCCCAGCGCGAGATCCGTGCGGCCTACGCGGACTCCACGATCACCGTCTACCAGGCGTACTCCCCGGCGATCGGTCTGCCCGCCGTCCGCGAGGGCCGCTTTCCGGCCACGTGGAAGCGCGACCGGATGACGTGGATCAAGCCGTCGTTCCTGTGGATGATGTACCGCTGCGGCTGGGGCGCCAAGGAGGGGCAGGAGACCGTACTCGCCGTCGAGATCCGCCGGGACGGC of the Streptomyces sp. 1222.5 genome contains:
- the mca gene encoding mycothiol conjugate amidase Mca, with amino-acid sequence MTDQLRLMAVHAHPDDESSKGAATMAKYVYEGVDVLVVTCTGGERGSILNPKLQGDKYIEEHIHEVRKKEMDEAREILGVKQEWLGFVDSGLPEGDPLPPLPEGCFALEDVDKAAGELVRKIRSFRPQVITTYDENGGYPHPDHIMTHKISMVAFEGAADTEKYPEAEYGPAYQPLKLYYNQGFNRPRTEALHQAMLDRGLESPYGDWLKRWSEFERKERTLTTHVPCADFYEIRDKALIAHATQIDPDGGWFRVPLELQKEVWPTEEYELAKSLVDTSLPEDDLFAGIRDNA
- a CDS encoding DUF4307 domain-containing protein; the encoded protein is MSTASTRLPEGRYGRSSDARADRRLKVAGTALGAALLALIGYFAYHYVAQSDISAQVITFQASDDAVKVHLEVHKDAGTAGYCTLRSQGADGAEVGRADFRFTGSATRIDKVVTLRTTAKGMTAELLGCHAG
- the greA gene encoding transcription elongation factor GreA; translated protein: MTQTSENVTWLTQEAYNKLKDELAYLTGPARTEIAAKIAAAREEGDLRENGGYHAAKEEQGKQELRVRQLTQLLENAQVGEAPASTDGAVAPGMLVTIAFDGDEDDTTTFLLASREYASADIETYSPQSPLGAGVIGHKVGEDAEYELPNGKKASVRILKAEPYSG
- a CDS encoding ABC transporter permease — protein: MSALTDAVPAAAPGNPIGRSVRDSLIVAKRNLIRMSRIPEMVIFGLIQPIMFVVLFTYVFGGSMKIGTSTSANDYTNFLMAGIFAQTVTFATASSGAGIADDMHKGLIDRFRSLPMARGAVLTGRTLADLVQTALTLLVLAVVALLVGWRVGSNGETNAGKVLGAFGLLLLLGYAFTWIGALIGLSVRTPEAATSGGLIWLFPVTFISNAFVDTSNMTPWLRHIAEWNPFSATVQACRVLFANPGQSTSGAWPMQHPVWASLLYSILIIVAFRTLAVRKYRSATA
- a CDS encoding ATP-binding cassette domain-containing protein; this encodes MPGAIYAEGLVKTFGDVKALDGVDLDVPEGTVLGLLGPNGAGKTTAVRCLTTLLRPDSGRAVVAGVDVLRHPDAVRRSIGLSGQFAAVDEYLTGRENLQMVGQLYQMRAKAAKARAAELLEQFNLADAADRPAKTYSGGMRRRLDLAAALVVSPPVMFMDEPTTGLDPRNRQQLWEVIKQLVSGGTTLLLTTQYLEEADHLAHDIAVVDHGRVIATGTSDQLKARTGGERVEVVVHERDHIATAEEVLRGFGKGDTTVEEHTRRLTVPVTGGAKLLAEVIRELDTRGIEIDDIGLRRPTLDDVFLSLTGHVAEAGERDADNGKEAVKK
- the ilvA gene encoding threonine ammonia-lyase; the protein is MSYGTAGPLRCVTLDDVRGAQKMLSGVARATAMEGSRHLSQLVGAPVHLKCENLQRTGSFKLRGAYVRIAGLLPEERAAGVVAASAGNHAQGVALASSLLGVHATVFMPQGAPLPKVSATREYGAEVRLHGQVVDETLAAAEEYAAETGAVFIHPFDHPDIIAGQGTVGLEILEQCPEVRTVVVGVGGGGLAAGIAVAVKTLRPDVRIVGVQAEGAACYPPSLAAGRPVSLDTPATMADGIKVGRPGEVPFGIVGELVDEVRTVSEDQLSAALLLCLERAKLVVEPAGAAPVAALLAAPDGFEGPVVAVLSGGNVDPLLMQRVLRHGMSAQGRYLAVRLRLTDRPGALATLLGALSVVDANVLDVSHVRTDPRLGLTEAEVELHLETKGPAHCVEVGQALRDAGYTVID
- a CDS encoding MarR family winged helix-turn-helix transcriptional regulator; the protein is MSMDMTTVGDTGLLDTLQHEVAVFARRAEQTRLGGVGQVRNSMDRAAYLLLNRLDKEGPMGVKALAASMGIDSSTVTRQVAPLVDTGLVKRTSHPEDGRAVVLQLSPRGATRLEEVRSSRRQLMAELTHDWAPEEREQFCTLLTRFNTALSARMAVQGVPSADQPPAS
- a CDS encoding sigma factor-like helix-turn-helix DNA-binding protein, with amino-acid sequence MRDRQVSRDARRAREFEAFVAGAAGRLLHTAMLLTAEAPDANPRARRLLTLALAHVYARWDRLRGEDPYDCARQYLATRFARATWHQYVAPARSRRSDPGNPLAALAPQERLVLVLRLYEGVAEEQVAALLGLPMERVHTICDRATSAVLHPVGRSAARAVGPKAAAS
- a CDS encoding cystathionine gamma-synthase, coding for MSDRHISQHFETLAIHAGNTADPLTGAVVPPIYQVSTYKQDGVGGLRGGYEYSRSANPTRTALEENLAALEGGRRGLAFASGLAAEDTLLRTLLTPGDHVVIPNDAYGGTFRLFAKVATRWGVEWSVADTSDPAAVRAALTPRTKAVWVETPSNPLLGITDIAAVAQVAHAAGAKLVVDNTFATPYLQQPLALGADVVVHSLTKYMGGHSDVVGGALIVSDQALGDELAYHQNAMGAVAGPFDSWLVLRGTKTLAVRMDRHSENATKIADMLTRHARVTSVLYPGLPEHPGHEVAAKQMKAFGGMVSFRVEGGEEAAVEVCNRAKVFTLGESLGGVESLIEHPGRMTHASVAGSLLEVPGDLVRLSVGIENADDLLEDLQQALG